A stretch of DNA from Acidaminococcales bacterium:
CGTAGGAGACGATTTCGGCCCTTATAAAGCCGCGTTCGATGTCGGAATGTATGACAGCCGCCGCCTGCGGCGCTCTGACGCCGCGCCGGATAGTCCAGGCGCGCGCTTCCGTCTCGCCCGCAGTAAGAAAACTTATGAGATCAAGCAATTTGTAAGCGGCGCCAATCACGCGCTCAAGCCCTGACGCTTGCAGCCCGAGGCTGCGCAGGAATTCCGCCGCTTCGCTCCCGTCCAGTTCCGCAATTTCTTCTTCCAGCCGGGCGGACAGCGGCACCGTTTCGGCGCCGTCCCTCCGGGCGTATTCTTCCACCTGCCCGGCCAAGCGTCCGCCGCCGCCCACGTCCTTTTCGTGGATGTTGGCGACATACATAACCGGTTTCAAGGTCAGGAGATTTATCTCTTTCAAAAGGCCTTTTTCTTCGGCGGAAAGGGCAAGGCGCCTGGCCGGTTCGCCTTTTCCCAACTCGCCCTTTATTTTCTCCAGCGTTTCTTTTTCGGCGGCGGCGCCTTTGTCGCCGGACTTTGCCTGCCGCTTGAGGCGTTCCATGCGCCGGTCGATGCTTTCCAGGTCGGCGATGCATAATTCGGCGTTGATGATTTCAATGTCGCGCAAAGGGTCTACGGAACCGGCGACATGCGTTATGTCGCCGTCCGCAAAGCAGCGCACCACCTGCGCTATGGCGTCCACTTCCCTGATATGCGCGAGAAACTTGTTGCCAAGCCCTTCGCCGGCGGAAGCGCCTTTGACCAGTCCGGCAATATCGACGAAGCGGATGGCGGTGGGCGTAACCTTGCGCGAAGAATACATGCGGGCAAGTACGTCCAGCCGATTGTCCGGCACGCTGACCACCCCGACGTTCGGCTCGATCGTGCAGAAAGGGTAGTTGGCCGCTTCGGCGCCGGCCTTGGTGACGGCGTTGAACAAGGTGCTTTTGCCGACATTGGGCAGCCCGACGATCCCCACTTGCAAATTACTCATGTCTGTCCTCCGCGGCGCCGGCCGCTCTTTTGATTATCGCTTTCACGGCCTTTTCAAATTTCGGCCGGGGAATCATGACATACCGGCCGCAGCCTTGGCATTTGAGGCCGAAATCAATGCCCGTCCTTTGCACTTCCCATTCGTCCGAGCCGCAGGGGTGGCGCTTTTTCATTTTCACGATATCGCCGATTTCGTAGCGTACGATGTCCATGCGGCGCAAAACCTCCCCGCCGCCGGCAGGGCCGGCGCAATTGCCTTGGGAACCGGGCAAAAAAGGATTCTGTCCTATCAGGAAATATTCGTGATGTCGGTTACTTTAAAACCGCTTTTTTCCATTTGTTCCTTTATCGCATCCGTATTGACAAAATCGCCGCGGATGACGATCTCGCGGTTGTCCCCTTCTTCGTTGACGATCGCGAAACTGGTGATGTTTTGCCCGAGGTTTTTAAAAACCAACCCTACTTCGGCCAGCATGCCCAAGCGGTCATGAAAAGTGGCGGTGATCCTTGTTTTGCCTTCCGGCAGCCCCATGACGTCCACGAGGATCTTGAAGATGTCCGTTTCGGTAACGATGCCGACAATTTTTCCGGGGTCGTCGTCGTCCACCACCGGGATAGCGCCGATCTTGTTTTTGTACATTAAAAGCGCGACCTCTTCAATAGTGGCTTTTGCTTTGACGGTCAAGAGGTTTGCGGACATTATCTCCCCCACGGTTATTTTGCGCAAAAGATAGTTCGCTTCGTATTTGGACAAGGTAGTGGCGGGGGAAGGCGAGGCCATGTGCAGGTCGCGGCTGGTAACTATCCCGACGAGCCTTCCGTTGTCAACTACCGGCAGCCGCCTTACTTTGCTGGCCCGCATGACTTCCATGGCATCTAAGATGCTGATGTCTTTGCTTATGCATACAGGGTCTTTCGTCATACGCTTGTAAACAAACATGAAATTCACCTCTTCTTGAATTTGGTCGTTGCCGGTATATGGGCAGAGCCAATAAAGATCTCTGTTTTACAATAAAGCAACCCGCAACATTGCGGCCTTTGACAAAAAGCGGCGAAACACGAGGGATTTTGCCGCTTTGCAAGCGTTCGGCTGCACAAGGGGCGCGCGCTTCAGCCGCCGAGATAGGCGTTCCTGACCGATTCGCTTGCCGCCAGCTCCGCCGCCGGCCCGGACAGCGTGATTTGGCCGCTTTCCAGCACATAGGCCCGGTTGGCGATGGAAAGCGCCATGTTGGCGTTTTGCTCGACAAGCAAAATAGTCGTGCCAGCCCGGTTTATTTCTTTGATTATGGAAAATATTTCCTGCACCAGGCGCGGCGCAAGGCCCATGGACGGCTCGTCCATCAAAAGCAGCTTCGGCTTTCCCATCAGTGCCCGCCCCATAGCCAGCATTTGCTGCTCGCCGCCTGAAAGGGTGCCGGCCAGTTGCTTTTTTCGCTCCGCCAGGCGGGGGAATTTGCTAAACACGTTTTGATAGTCCTTGAGGGTCTCTTGTCTGTCCCGCCTAAGATACGCCCCCATTTCAAGGTTTTCCTGCACGGTCATGTTGGCGAATATCCTGCGCCCTTCCGGAACCTGGCACAAACCGAGGGCGACTATCTCGTGGGCCGGCAGGCCGTTTATCTCTTTGCCCATGAATTTTATGCCGCCGCGTTTTATTTTCAAAAGGCCGGACACCGCGTTTAAGGTCGTGCTTTTGCCCGCGCCGTTGGATCCGATGAGCGTTACGATCTCGCCCGCGCCGACCGAGAGGCTTATGTCCTTTATGGCGTGGATGGCGCCGTAAAAGACGCTGATATTTTCAATGCGGAGCATGCGGCGCCTCCTCCCCGAGATAAGCTTCTATTACCTTGGGGTTGCGGCGTATCGCTTCCGGCGCGCCCTGCGCGATGGTAACCCCGTATTCCAGCACATATATGCGTTCGCAAAGATTCATGACCAAACGCATGTCATGCTCAATCAAAAGCACGGTAAGGGCAAATTCTCCGCGTATCCACCTGATCATTTGCGTCAGTTCGTCGGTTTCCTGCGGGTTCATGCCGGCGGCCGGCTCGTCCAGAAGAAGCAGGGAAGGCCTGGTGGCGAGCGCCCGCGCGATTTCCAGGCGGCGCTGTTCGCCGTAAGGGAGGTTTTTGGCGGTTTCGCGCATTTTGCCTTTGAGGTTGAATATTTCCAAAAGCCTGATCGATTCCCGCTCCGTCTTTTCCTCTTCGTGGAAATAGCGCCCCATTCGCAGGATGCTTTCCGGCAGGCTGCAGGCTATGTGGAAATTATGGGCGATCTTGACGTTGTCCAACACCGACAGTTCCGAGAAAAGCCGGATGTTTTGAAAGGTGCGGGCAATGCCTGACTGAGTTACCTGAAAAGGCTTCAGCCCTTTCAGGGATTTGCCGCCAAGGAATATCTCGCCGCCGCTGGGGCTGTAAACCCCGGTCAAAAGGTTGAACACCGTAGTTTTGCCGGCGCCGTTCGGCCCTATCAGCCCGACCAGTTCGCCGGATCGTATTTCCAGATTAAGGTTTATCAAGGCGCTCAGCCCGCCAAATTCCATGGAGAGCTTGTCCGTTTTAAGCAGCATCCCGCCCTATGCCTCCTTTTTGCGCAGCAAACCCAGCATTTTTTCGCTCAGTTCTTTGTTGCCCAAAAGACCCTGCGGCCGAAAGATCATGAGCGCGATTAGCGTTACGGCGTAAATGATCATGCGCCATTCGGGAAAATCCGACAAGGCCGCCGATACAAACACCAAGATGATCGCGCCGATGATGGAACCGCTGAGGGACCCCAGCCCGCCCAGCACTACCATGGTCAGTATGTCGAAAGAGCGCATAAAGGTAAAGGATGAAGGGTGCGCCAGATAAAAATAATGAGAGAAAAGCGCGCCGCCCAAACCGGCGAAACCGGCGCCGATCGTGAAAGCCAAGGTTTTATATTTGGCGGCGTCTATCCCCATCGTCTCCGCCGCGATCTCGTTTTCGCGCACGGCGATCAGGGCGCGCCCATGCGCCGAATTGACGATGTTCTTAATCAGGTAGACGGTCAGAAACATCAGGCCGAAAGCCCAGGGAAAGTTGGTAAGATGCGGGATGCCCATGAACCCGGACGCGCCGCCGATATAAGGCGTGTTCAAAATGCACACCCTGATGATTTCGCTAAGCCCCAGCGTCGCGATCGCCAGATAGTCGCCCGACAGCCGGAGGGTAGGGACGCCGATGAGAAAGCCCAAAGCCGCCGCCGCGGCAAAAGCCGCGATGATGGCTATGGCAAAAGGAAGGCCCTGCTTGACGGTCATAATCGCGCTGACATAGGCGCCGATCGCCATAAAGCCCGCGTGCCCGATGGAAAACTGGCCGGTAAAGCCGTTGATGAGATTAAGGCTTGCCGCCAGGATTATGTTTATGCAGGCCAGTATGATGTTAAGCTGCCAGAAAGCGCCGATAATTTCCGTTTCCATCAGCGCGTGCAGGAGGAGGAAAACGGACGCGCCAAAAGCAAGCAGCAAAAAGTCGTATTTTCTGACTTTGTTCATAGCGTGGCTACCTACACTTTCTCGCGCGTGTTTTTGCCCAAAAGACCGGACGGCTTAAACAGCAGGATGAGGATGAGGATGGAGAAAGCCACGGCATCGCGAAAGGTAGAGGACAAAAAGCCGCTGGCCATGGCTTCCACGATGCCGAGGATCAGGCCGCCCGCCATCGCCCCCGGAATGATGCCGATGCCGCCGAGCACGGCCGCGACGAAAGCCTTTATGCCGGGCATCATGCCCATCAAGGGATCGATGGAATTATAATATATGCCCACCAGAACGCCGGCCGCCGCCGCCAGCGCCGAGCCGAGGGCAAACGTCCAAGAGATGACTTTGTCCACGTTTATGCCCATAAGCCGCGCCGTATCCGTGTCGTAGGATACCGCCCGCATGGCCTTGCCGATCCTGGTGCATTGCACGACGTAGGTCAGAAAAGCCATAAGCAGAAGCGACACCGCAAAAATCAATATTTGCTGGCTGTTTATGATGATTCCGTAGAAGCGGTATATTTCGGACTCGAAGATCGCGGGGAAAGTGCGCGGCTGCGGCGAAACAAACAAGATCAGCGTATAGTCCAGAAAAAAAGAAACGCCGATTGCCGTGATGAGGGCGGTAATCCTGGGCGCGCGGCGCAAAGGGCGGTAGGCGAGGCGCTCTATGGCCATGCCGGCCAAAGCGGCGGCCAGCATGGCAAAAAGAAGCGAAGGAAAAAAAGAAAGGCGCAAAACGGACGCGGCGAAAAACCCCGCGTAAGCGCCCAGCATATATATGTCGCCGTGCGCGAAGTTGATCAGTTTCAAAATGCCGTAGACCATAGTATAGCCCAAAGCGATAAGCGCGTATATGCTGCCCAGCGATATGCCGTTAATCATCTGCTGTATAAATTGCGACAAAAAAGACGAGGAATCCAAGGCTATCTCCTTTCCGGCGGCGTCTGCCCGCGCCTGGCCACACTAAGGGTTCGGGTCGACTCTTTCTCTAAAGGTTACTTTGCCCTCCTTGTTCTCGTTGATCACGGCGCCTTTGATGGGATTGTGGCTATCGTCCAGCGTAATTACGCCCGACACCGTCCGCAGGCCTTTGGTGGCGGCCAAAGCGCCCCTGATTTTTTCGGGATCGTCCGACCCCGCCCTCTTTATGGCGTCAACCAGCACGAAGACGGAATCGTAGCCGAGCACCGCCTGCGTGTCCGGAACAACGCCGTACTCTTCTTTATATTCTTTGACGAATTTTTGCACTTCGGGCCTGGTATCGTCCGGCGAGTAATGGCCGGGGTAATAAGTGTTGTTCAAGGCCGCCGCGCCCCCGATGTCAAACAATTTCGGCGAATCCCAGGCGTCCACGCCGACGATCGGCTGGAGAAGGTCAAGTTCGCGCGCCTGTTTGACAATCATGCCCGCTTCCTGATAATTGCCGGGGACAAAAATAACGTCAGGGTTAACCGCCTTTATCTTGGTAAGGGTGGCTTTAAAATCGGTGTCCTTGGCCAAATACGCTTCTTTGGAGACTATTTTGCCGCCGTTTTTTACGAAAAAGGCTTCAAATATGCCGGCTGTGCTTTTGGAAAGGTCGGACGCGCTGTCGATAAAAAGGGCGGCCGTTTTCGCCTTCAGCGAATTTTGGGCGAAATCCGCCATTAAACCGCCCATGAAATCGTCAATGAAGCAACTGCGGAAAACATATTCCAGCGTCTTTCCGTTTTGCACGGTAACCGCCGGGTTGGTCGCCGACGGAGTAAGAAGCGGTATTTTCCTGTCCTGCGCAATTTTGGTGCAAGCCAAAGTGGTGGAACTGATCAAAGGGCCCAAGACAGCCGCCACCTTGTCCTGCGCGATCAATTTGGTCGCCGCCGCCGCCGCTTCCGCAGGCTCGGACTTGTTGTCGGCGAAAACCAGCTGCAATTGCCTGCCAAGCGCGCCGCCGCTGGAATTGATCTGTTTGGCCGCCAGTTTCATGGCGTTGGCGGAAGACATGCCAAAGGAAGAAACCGGGCCGGTCATTTCGGCGTTGACGCCGATTTTTA
This window harbors:
- a CDS encoding DUF951 domain-containing protein; translated protein: MDIVRYEIGDIVKMKKRHPCGSDEWEVQRTGIDFGLKCQGCGRYVMIPRPKFEKAVKAIIKRAAGAAEDRHE
- the ychF gene encoding redox-regulated ATPase YchF; translation: MSNLQVGIVGLPNVGKSTLFNAVTKAGAEAANYPFCTIEPNVGVVSVPDNRLDVLARMYSSRKVTPTAIRFVDIAGLVKGASAGEGLGNKFLAHIREVDAIAQVVRCFADGDITHVAGSVDPLRDIEIINAELCIADLESIDRRMERLKRQAKSGDKGAAAEKETLEKIKGELGKGEPARRLALSAEEKGLLKEINLLTLKPVMYVANIHEKDVGGGGRLAGQVEEYARRDGAETVPLSARLEEEIAELDGSEAAEFLRSLGLQASGLERVIGAAYKLLDLISFLTAGETEARAWTIRRGVRAPQAAAVIHSDIERGFIRAEIVSYGDLINSGSYAAAREKGLVRLEGKDYVMRDGDVTNFRFNV
- a CDS encoding ABC transporter substrate-binding protein is translated as MLNKSLGQKLAAVGLSGLLAIFAAACGAGKKAPDGGQAIKIGVNAEMTGPVSSFGMSSANAMKLAAKQINSSGGALGRQLQLVFADNKSEPAEAAAAATKLIAQDKVAAVLGPLISSTTLACTKIAQDRKIPLLTPSATNPAVTVQNGKTLEYVFRSCFIDDFMGGLMADFAQNSLKAKTAALFIDSASDLSKSTAGIFEAFFVKNGGKIVSKEAYLAKDTDFKATLTKIKAVNPDVIFVPGNYQEAGMIVKQARELDLLQPIVGVDAWDSPKLFDIGGAAALNNTYYPGHYSPDDTRPEVQKFVKEYKEEYGVVPDTQAVLGYDSVFVLVDAIKRAGSDDPEKIRGALAATKGLRTVSGVITLDDSHNPIKGAVINENKEGKVTFRERVDPNP
- a CDS encoding branched-chain amino acid ABC transporter permease, with amino-acid sequence MDSSSFLSQFIQQMINGISLGSIYALIALGYTMVYGILKLINFAHGDIYMLGAYAGFFAASVLRLSFFPSLLFAMLAAALAGMAIERLAYRPLRRAPRITALITAIGVSFFLDYTLILFVSPQPRTFPAIFESEIYRFYGIIINSQQILIFAVSLLLMAFLTYVVQCTRIGKAMRAVSYDTDTARLMGINVDKVISWTFALGSALAAAAGVLVGIYYNSIDPLMGMMPGIKAFVAAVLGGIGIIPGAMAGGLILGIVEAMASGFLSSTFRDAVAFSILILILLFKPSGLLGKNTREKV
- a CDS encoding CBS domain-containing protein, translating into MFVYKRMTKDPVCISKDISILDAMEVMRASKVRRLPVVDNGRLVGIVTSRDLHMASPSPATTLSKYEANYLLRKITVGEIMSANLLTVKAKATIEEVALLMYKNKIGAIPVVDDDDPGKIVGIVTETDIFKILVDVMGLPEGKTRITATFHDRLGMLAEVGLVFKNLGQNITSFAIVNEEGDNREIVIRGDFVNTDAIKEQMEKSGFKVTDITNIS
- a CDS encoding branched-chain amino acid ABC transporter permease, with amino-acid sequence MNKVRKYDFLLLAFGASVFLLLHALMETEIIGAFWQLNIILACINIILAASLNLINGFTGQFSIGHAGFMAIGAYVSAIMTVKQGLPFAIAIIAAFAAAAALGFLIGVPTLRLSGDYLAIATLGLSEIIRVCILNTPYIGGASGFMGIPHLTNFPWAFGLMFLTVYLIKNIVNSAHGRALIAVRENEIAAETMGIDAAKYKTLAFTIGAGFAGLGGALFSHYFYLAHPSSFTFMRSFDILTMVVLGGLGSLSGSIIGAIILVFVSAALSDFPEWRMIIYAVTLIALMIFRPQGLLGNKELSEKMLGLLRKKEA
- a CDS encoding ABC transporter ATP-binding protein, whose amino-acid sequence is MLRIENISVFYGAIHAIKDISLSVGAGEIVTLIGSNGAGKSTTLNAVSGLLKIKRGGIKFMGKEINGLPAHEIVALGLCQVPEGRRIFANMTVQENLEMGAYLRRDRQETLKDYQNVFSKFPRLAERKKQLAGTLSGGEQQMLAMGRALMGKPKLLLMDEPSMGLAPRLVQEIFSIIKEINRAGTTILLVEQNANMALSIANRAYVLESGQITLSGPAAELAASESVRNAYLGG
- a CDS encoding ABC transporter ATP-binding protein yields the protein MLLKTDKLSMEFGGLSALINLNLEIRSGELVGLIGPNGAGKTTVFNLLTGVYSPSGGEIFLGGKSLKGLKPFQVTQSGIARTFQNIRLFSELSVLDNVKIAHNFHIACSLPESILRMGRYFHEEEKTERESIRLLEIFNLKGKMRETAKNLPYGEQRRLEIARALATRPSLLLLDEPAAGMNPQETDELTQMIRWIRGEFALTVLLIEHDMRLVMNLCERIYVLEYGVTIAQGAPEAIRRNPKVIEAYLGEEAPHAPH